The proteins below are encoded in one region of Pseudomonadota bacterium:
- the fliR gene encoding flagellar biosynthetic protein FliR, whose amino-acid sequence MPIDINISGQKFILVFFRVASILWLLPLFSSRAVSVSFKAGLSLVISFLLFDLVSVNQTLSSDTYYMLLLILKEVFIGLTISIFVRILFSTVYAAGEVSAFQTGFGFARFMDPVSMTQVSVLEQFINILTIIVFFAIDAHHILIKGIFLSFKELPIGAAVLNNSLFYHIGNLTSSIFSIGLRIGAPLIVTLFIVDLAFGLLSRMIPQINIFIEGMPMKILITFVVLSLSLGIMTTSIVNIFRGMDMGVLKIMRLMV is encoded by the coding sequence ATGCCTATTGATATTAATATAAGCGGTCAAAAGTTTATACTGGTTTTTTTCAGGGTAGCCTCTATCCTGTGGCTTTTGCCTTTATTTTCATCAAGGGCCGTATCGGTTTCATTTAAAGCAGGACTATCCTTAGTCATATCCTTTTTGCTTTTTGACCTTGTGAGTGTGAATCAAACCCTTAGCAGCGATACATATTATATGCTGTTACTGATTCTTAAAGAGGTTTTTATTGGGTTGACAATTAGTATTTTTGTGAGGATTTTGTTTTCAACAGTTTATGCAGCCGGAGAGGTTTCAGCCTTTCAGACCGGGTTCGGTTTTGCCCGTTTTATGGATCCCGTCAGCATGACGCAGGTGTCTGTATTGGAGCAATTCATTAATATACTCACTATCATTGTTTTTTTTGCTATTGATGCCCACCATATTTTGATTAAAGGTATATTTCTCAGCTTTAAGGAACTTCCTATCGGTGCAGCTGTTCTGAATAATTCCCTGTTTTATCATATAGGCAACCTTACCAGCAGTATATTTTCAATAGGACTGAGGATAGGCGCACCGTTAATAGTAACACTTTTTATTGTTGATCTGGCATTTGGCTTACTTTCGAGGATGATTCCGCAGATTAATATATTTATCGAAGGGATGCCTATGAAGATATTAATAACATTTGTTGTACTCTCTCTTTCGCTGGGCATTATGACTACCTCTATAGTTAATATTTTCAGGGGTATGGATATGGGAGTTTTAAAAATCATGAGACTTATGGTGTAA
- the fliQ gene encoding flagellar biosynthesis protein FliQ, producing the protein MSQDLIVQIFRDVLKTTLMVMAPALLASIVVGLLISIFQAATQIHEMTLVFVPKILVIAACLMVLFPWMLNVLTTYTINLFSNIPVYVR; encoded by the coding sequence ATGAGCCAGGATCTTATAGTTCAAATCTTCAGAGATGTTCTTAAAACAACGCTTATGGTAATGGCGCCGGCATTACTTGCTTCAATTGTTGTCGGTTTGCTGATCAGCATTTTTCAGGCAGCTACACAAATACATGAAATGACGCTGGTTTTTGTACCTAAGATACTTGTCATAGCGGCGTGTCTGATGGTTTTGTTCCCCTGGATGTTAAACGTTCTCACGACGTATACAATAAATCTTTTTTCAAATATCCCTGTTTATGTGAGATAG
- the fliP gene encoding flagellar type III secretion system pore protein FliP (The bacterial flagellar biogenesis protein FliP forms a type III secretion system (T3SS)-type pore required for flagellar assembly.) produces MKILLIITIIVSLFFIPVLVHAKANTQDKAQGKSDLLGMLTTSEGNKNLISIVTVLTILTFAPAILLLMSSFTRIVIVLSILRQAIGMPQLPPNQIIVGLSLFLTFFVMAPTYEKVHMNALSPYMSNKIGFDEFLTSASKEMSIFMLKYTKEKDLALFINIAGLNKPKSHSEIPMRVLVPAFAISELKRAFQIGFLLYIPFLVIDMVVASVLLAAGMMMLPPIFISLPFKLMLFVLVDGWNLLVGSLIKSF; encoded by the coding sequence ATGAAAATTTTATTGATCATCACTATTATCGTTTCCCTATTTTTTATACCTGTCCTCGTTCATGCAAAAGCAAATACTCAAGACAAAGCACAGGGGAAAAGCGACTTGTTGGGCATGCTCACCACGAGTGAGGGCAACAAAAATCTTATAAGTATTGTAACGGTTCTCACGATTTTAACCTTTGCCCCGGCAATTCTTTTGCTGATGAGTTCTTTTACCAGAATTGTTATTGTTTTGTCTATTCTGAGGCAGGCAATCGGAATGCCGCAACTCCCTCCGAACCAAATCATTGTGGGACTCTCACTGTTTTTAACCTTTTTTGTTATGGCCCCAACTTACGAAAAGGTGCATATGAATGCGCTATCTCCATATATGAGTAATAAAATAGGCTTTGATGAATTCCTTACGAGTGCATCGAAGGAGATGAGTATTTTTATGCTTAAATATACAAAAGAGAAGGATTTAGCGCTTTTTATAAATATTGCAGGCTTAAATAAGCCGAAAAGCCATAGCGAAATCCCTATGCGGGTGCTTGTGCCTGCATTTGCAATAAGTGAATTGAAAAGGGCTTTTCAGATAGGATTTCTTTTGTATATTCCCTTTCTTGTTATTGATATGGTAGTAGCGAGTGTGCTTCTGGCTGCCGGTATGATGATGCTGCCGCCGATATTTATATCTCTGCCTTTCAAGCTTATGCTCTTTGTGCTTGTAGACGGATGGAATCTACTTGTGGGTTCATTGATCAAAAGTTTTTAA
- a CDS encoding flagellar biosynthetic protein FliO, producing the protein MDIYINVIKVVFILLGIVSGMALLYRYAGKFKRNLRQEKSDYNLKKQDSIYLGYKKYVSVIEVNEYVLVVGVGEKDLTLLAKWKKADKGS; encoded by the coding sequence ATGGATATATATATTAATGTTATTAAAGTTGTTTTTATTCTTCTGGGGATTGTTTCCGGTATGGCGCTGTTATATAGATACGCCGGAAAATTCAAACGTAACCTGAGACAGGAAAAATCTGATTATAACCTGAAAAAACAGGATTCAATCTATCTGGGATACAAAAAATATGTTTCTGTAATAGAAGTTAATGAGTACGTATTGGTTGTTGGCGTTGGGGAGAAAGACCTGACACTTCTTGCAAAATGGAAAAAGGCGGACAAAGGCTCATGA
- the fliN gene encoding flagellar motor switch protein FliN has translation MEELLIENQQTGNSKKFELNFDSLLDIPVEISVEIGRTKMAIGELLSLSKGSIIELNKVAGESVDIYVNGKLLGKGEIVVVNERLGVRIMDIVTPKERVQKLA, from the coding sequence ATGGAAGAACTTTTAATTGAAAATCAGCAGACAGGTAATTCGAAGAAGTTTGAGTTGAACTTTGATAGCCTTCTGGATATACCGGTTGAAATCTCTGTTGAAATTGGGAGAACGAAGATGGCTATCGGAGAACTTCTTTCGCTTTCAAAAGGATCAATTATTGAATTAAATAAGGTTGCCGGTGAATCTGTCGATATTTATGTTAACGGAAAACTTCTCGGCAAGGGTGAGATAGTTGTTGTGAACGAACGTTTAGGCGTGAGGATTATGGATATTGTTACGCCTAAGGAAAGAGTTCAAAAGCTTGCATAA
- the fliM gene encoding flagellar motor switch protein FliM: MEQILSQEEIDALMSGLSEGEIEPQKEVEAEIEQKIEVQTFDFVKYTKSKKENLPALQFIYDRFAKSFRSALSLFVEKDVEMEQGPMQYIEYREFIKTLPLPTNMNIVVTENLKGFFIVIFDAKLIFSVLETIFGSSNASVTRIEGREFTKIEIGVIKKMVDIVSVEMEKAWTPVYEIKCKYSRSEMNPNYITMVSPEETVSLCEISVEIGDITGWIKICMPYGILESIKSYLISTPSREDMDMREKWLKKLMERTSDVPLEIKAVLGRRKMSLEDFLKVTEDNIIMVDRCVDDPVDILINDKIKFKGKLGILKGSKAVMIEEGIN; the protein is encoded by the coding sequence ATGGAACAGATACTGTCGCAGGAAGAAATCGATGCTTTGATGAGCGGTTTGTCGGAAGGAGAAATAGAGCCTCAGAAGGAAGTCGAAGCTGAAATTGAGCAGAAAATAGAAGTTCAAACGTTTGATTTTGTTAAATATACAAAAAGCAAAAAAGAGAATTTGCCTGCTTTGCAATTTATATACGACAGATTTGCAAAATCTTTTAGATCAGCGCTCTCCCTTTTTGTTGAGAAAGATGTTGAGATGGAGCAAGGTCCTATGCAGTACATCGAATACAGAGAGTTTATAAAGACGTTGCCGCTTCCGACAAATATGAATATTGTTGTTACAGAAAATTTGAAAGGGTTTTTTATAGTCATTTTTGATGCAAAGCTGATTTTTTCAGTGCTGGAAACTATTTTCGGGAGTTCGAACGCATCGGTCACAAGGATAGAAGGAAGGGAATTTACGAAGATTGAAATAGGCGTAATAAAGAAGATGGTAGACATTGTTTCCGTAGAAATGGAAAAGGCGTGGACGCCTGTTTATGAGATAAAATGCAAATATTCCAGGTCTGAAATGAACCCTAACTATATTACCATGGTGTCTCCGGAAGAAACGGTAAGTCTTTGCGAGATTTCGGTAGAGATCGGTGATATTACGGGTTGGATTAAGATATGCATGCCCTACGGTATACTTGAATCTATCAAGAGTTATCTGATTTCAACCCCTTCCCGTGAGGATATGGATATGAGGGAAAAGTGGCTCAAAAAACTCATGGAAAGAACTTCGGATGTACCGCTTGAGATCAAGGCTGTCCTTGGAAGACGGAAAATGTCTCTCGAAGACTTCTTAAAGGTTACCGAAGACAATATAATAATGGTGGACAGATGTGTGGATGACCCGGTTGATATTTTAATAAACGATAAAATAAAATTTAAAGGTAAGTTGGGTATTTTAAAGGGAAGCAAGGCAGTTATGATAGAGGAAGGGATCAATTGA
- a CDS encoding flagellar basal body-associated FliL family protein: MEEEEQIEEENIEQPEEKKKGKFKLILLIVFLALIIGAGGTYFFFGDKIIQQFSGTPEGTVEPKKEKKEKAVGPILSFEPFLFNISGNSSRFAKVSIGIELKDVKVLEEAKKMVPIVRDRVLSVLGTKGPEMLMDVNNRNAIKQELYNALKNMFKDQGDLTAIYITDIIIQ, from the coding sequence ATGGAAGAAGAAGAACAAATAGAGGAAGAAAATATTGAGCAACCGGAAGAAAAAAAGAAGGGAAAATTCAAGCTTATATTATTGATTGTTTTTCTGGCATTGATTATCGGTGCCGGTGGAACTTATTTCTTTTTTGGAGACAAGATAATACAGCAGTTTTCCGGCACACCCGAAGGGACAGTTGAACCTAAAAAAGAAAAGAAGGAAAAAGCAGTTGGTCCCATACTGTCCTTTGAGCCGTTCCTTTTTAATATATCAGGCAATAGCTCAAGATTTGCAAAGGTGTCCATAGGGATTGAACTGAAAGATGTCAAAGTTCTTGAAGAGGCAAAAAAGATGGTGCCCATAGTGAGAGACAGGGTGCTTTCAGTGCTTGGCACTAAAGGACCTGAGATGCTTATGGATGTGAACAATAGAAATGCTATTAAACAGGAATTATATAATGCTCTGAAAAACATGTTTAAAGATCAGGGTGATTTAACGGCAATATATATCACTGATATTATCATCCAGTGA
- a CDS encoding flagellar hook protein FlgE, which produces MLGSMFSGISGLMSNSQAINVVGNNIANVNTIGFKGSRATFSDLLYQSINGTAGASQVGRGSTLTTVDTQFAQGSFESTSEPTDLAIGGKGFFVVKAPEGNMTEYYTRAGQFRFDKDGNLANPTGLILQGKAIDQTTQKAVGVDTDIIISQKPSDPKITTAIDMTVNLQSNAEWKGAVGSLGGAGTSVATVTNTLGKWPIAGSYTAVTALTAGSGADISFTAATKTIADAHAIFDVFSVGDTFTVTGSGSNNTTFTIASISADFKSIVVKEAVTGEAAGAPVVINAPLLTVTVQRVGPDGTTTIGTPIVESKVITAGASIANFEGLGLDIITASALAAGSQTFDISGFNVDSPTATSNYSSSITVYDSNGQSHVVTTYFRKSNIDSSLNSIWEWAAVVGAGDASTGENTLASSGDLTFNDSGVLQGEGSNHQIMFDFTTPAKQNQPINLSFGTLSSISGGTTKDPMTQYPIDSATNYQAQDGFPPGTLTSVSVDADGIISGHYSNGQIIDQYQITLANFGDPVGLTKEGNNLFSANNKTGDAYKYAPGVSGTGKINPNSLEQSNVDLATEFVKMIVAQRGFQANSRVITTSDEILQELMNLKR; this is translated from the coding sequence ATGTTAGGTTCTATGTTCTCAGGGATCAGCGGTTTGATGTCAAACAGTCAGGCAATAAATGTGGTTGGAAATAATATTGCCAATGTGAATACCATTGGATTTAAGGGGAGCAGAGCCACCTTTTCGGACCTTTTATATCAATCCATAAACGGAACAGCGGGTGCAAGCCAGGTTGGCCGGGGTTCCACGCTGACTACGGTTGATACCCAGTTTGCCCAGGGTTCTTTTGAAAGCACAAGTGAGCCTACGGATCTTGCCATTGGTGGTAAAGGTTTTTTTGTTGTAAAAGCACCGGAAGGCAATATGACAGAATATTATACAAGGGCAGGACAATTCAGATTCGACAAGGATGGCAACCTTGCTAACCCTACAGGGCTTATTTTACAGGGCAAAGCGATAGACCAGACGACTCAGAAGGCAGTAGGCGTTGATACAGATATAATCATTTCACAAAAGCCGAGTGACCCCAAGATTACAACGGCGATCGATATGACGGTAAACCTACAGTCGAATGCTGAATGGAAGGGGGCTGTAGGCAGCCTTGGTGGAGCCGGGACAAGTGTGGCCACAGTAACCAATACGCTCGGAAAATGGCCGATTGCCGGTAGTTATACAGCCGTAACAGCACTTACAGCAGGATCAGGAGCAGACATATCATTTACCGCAGCAACAAAAACAATAGCCGATGCTCATGCTATTTTCGATGTATTCTCAGTAGGAGATACGTTTACGGTAACAGGGTCAGGGAGCAACAATACAACCTTCACTATCGCTTCAATATCCGCAGATTTTAAATCAATAGTGGTCAAAGAAGCGGTGACGGGTGAAGCAGCGGGTGCTCCGGTTGTTATTAATGCCCCTCTATTGACTGTTACGGTTCAGCGGGTCGGACCTGATGGAACGACCACTATAGGAACTCCAATCGTTGAAAGCAAAGTGATAACGGCAGGAGCCAGCATAGCCAACTTTGAGGGTTTGGGCTTAGATATTATTACCGCCTCAGCCCTTGCTGCTGGTTCCCAGACATTCGATATTTCGGGCTTTAACGTGGATAGCCCGACAGCCACTTCGAATTATTCTTCTTCCATAACTGTGTATGACTCCAATGGCCAGTCTCATGTCGTTACGACATATTTCAGAAAGTCTAATATTGATTCATCATTGAACAGTATATGGGAATGGGCGGCTGTTGTGGGAGCGGGCGATGCGTCTACGGGCGAAAATACTCTGGCTTCATCCGGCGACCTTACATTCAATGATTCGGGCGTACTGCAGGGCGAGGGCTCCAATCATCAGATCATGTTTGATTTTACTACACCTGCCAAGCAGAACCAACCAATTAATCTGTCCTTTGGGACACTTTCTTCTATTTCCGGTGGCACTACGAAAGATCCCATGACGCAATACCCCATAGACTCAGCAACCAATTACCAGGCACAGGACGGGTTCCCGCCTGGAACCCTCACCAGTGTTTCCGTAGATGCTGACGGCATCATCTCAGGCCATTATTCTAACGGACAGATTATTGACCAGTATCAGATAACCCTTGCAAATTTCGGTGACCCGGTGGGGCTCACAAAGGAAGGGAATAACCTTTTTTCTGCAAACAACAAAACAGGAGATGCATATAAGTATGCACCGGGTGTTTCGGGGACCGGGAAGATAAACCCCAATTCCCTTGAACAGTCAAACGTTGATCTTGCAACGGAATTCGTGAAGATGATCGTAGCTCAGAGAGGATTCCAGGCCAATTCCAGGGTTATTACCACATCGGACGAGATACTGCAGGAGCTTATGAACCTGAAGAGATAA
- a CDS encoding flagellar export protein FliJ: MDDKRNEMKVAAAEIERITNDINDIYGNIDINYNKLTVNSSNSNDIYVLKEYIIFLENKKLEMIGQREKLRAKMDIMKAELFELIKEIKMLEILKSKELKIIKKSQNRKEQKMLDELASRIDERK; the protein is encoded by the coding sequence ATGGATGATAAGAGAAATGAAATGAAGGTTGCTGCTGCTGAGATAGAAAGAATAACGAATGATATTAATGATATATACGGTAACATTGATATAAATTATAATAAATTAACTGTAAATTCATCAAATAGTAATGATATTTATGTATTAAAGGAATATATAATATTTCTTGAAAATAAAAAACTTGAGATGATCGGGCAAAGGGAAAAGTTAAGAGCTAAGATGGATATTATGAAGGCTGAACTCTTTGAGTTGATAAAAGAAATCAAAATGCTTGAAATACTAAAATCAAAGGAATTAAAAATCATCAAAAAATCACAAAACAGAAAAGAGCAGAAAATGCTGGATGAACTGGCATCAAGAATTGATGAGAGGAAATAG
- a CDS encoding FliI/YscN family ATPase, giving the protein MDMQIDEKILSIQEALTDFYPYKVYGKVNQVVGLVIEGKGPISSVGDAALIYPVDGNPPIDAEVVGFKDGKTLLMPLGDLRGVGIGSKILSRKQAVNTLAGEGLLGRVIDGLGNPIDGKGPINCSDVIPIYRDTVNPMKKKRITEPLDLGIRSMNGLLTCGKGQRIGIFAGSGVGKSVLLGMIARHTEADVNVIGLIGERGREVREFIERDLGEGIERSVIIVATSDQPPLIRVRGAFLTIAIAEYFRDKSNDVLLMMDSLTRFSMAQREVGLAIGEPPTSKGYTPSVFSLLAKLLERAGNGEEEDGTMTAIYTVLVEGDDLDDPIADSSRAILDGHVVLSRRLSDINHYPPVDILKSISRTMKDIVSKEQIEYSSKIVEILSEYDRAEDLINIGAYNPGNNKKIDYAISMIDKARAFLTQSVDQKVTLEDAFNSMKILFYV; this is encoded by the coding sequence ATGGATATGCAGATAGATGAAAAAATACTTTCTATTCAAGAAGCGCTCACAGATTTCTACCCTTATAAGGTGTATGGTAAAGTAAATCAGGTTGTGGGGCTTGTAATAGAAGGAAAAGGCCCCATATCATCGGTTGGGGATGCTGCGCTTATTTACCCGGTAGACGGAAACCCGCCTATTGATGCTGAGGTTGTAGGTTTTAAAGACGGGAAGACCCTGCTTATGCCTCTCGGCGACTTAAGAGGCGTAGGCATAGGTTCAAAGATACTTTCAAGGAAGCAGGCTGTAAACACATTGGCAGGCGAAGGGCTCCTCGGAAGGGTTATAGACGGTCTCGGGAACCCGATTGACGGTAAGGGCCCGATAAATTGTTCTGACGTGATTCCGATATACAGGGATACAGTTAACCCCATGAAGAAAAAAAGGATTACTGAACCGCTTGATCTTGGGATACGCAGCATGAACGGGCTTTTAACCTGCGGTAAGGGACAGAGGATTGGTATATTCGCCGGTTCAGGCGTGGGTAAAAGCGTTCTTCTCGGTATGATAGCGAGGCATACGGAGGCGGATGTCAATGTTATAGGGCTTATAGGAGAGCGAGGCAGGGAGGTGAGGGAATTTATAGAGAGAGACCTCGGGGAAGGGATAGAACGCTCTGTTATTATCGTAGCAACCTCAGATCAACCTCCTTTGATCAGGGTGAGAGGTGCCTTTTTAACGATTGCTATTGCGGAATATTTCAGGGATAAAAGTAACGACGTGCTTTTAATGATGGATTCCCTGACACGCTTTAGCATGGCGCAAAGGGAAGTAGGGCTTGCCATTGGTGAACCGCCGACATCAAAGGGCTATACGCCGAGCGTCTTTTCTCTTCTGGCGAAACTCCTTGAAAGAGCGGGAAATGGTGAGGAAGAAGACGGCACCATGACGGCAATATATACAGTTCTTGTTGAAGGCGATGACCTTGATGACCCGATTGCGGATTCATCAAGGGCCATTCTTGATGGCCACGTTGTTCTTTCGAGAAGGCTTTCGGATATAAATCACTATCCGCCTGTTGATATTTTAAAGAGTATCAGCAGAACAATGAAGGACATTGTGTCAAAAGAGCAGATAGAATATTCAAGCAAAATAGTTGAGATATTATCAGAATATGACAGGGCAGAGGATTTAATCAATATTGGAGCATACAACCCCGGAAACAACAAGAAAATTGACTATGCAATATCCATGATAGATAAGGCAAGAGCCTTCCTGACTCAGAGCGTGGATCAAAAAGTTACCCTGGAAGATGCATTTAACAGCATGAAGATATTATTTTATGTATAG
- a CDS encoding FliH/SctL family protein encodes MVKPFTLNNFVDEYESKDGSHEFVSFFNTPLLSDNKTRMGNKAADVENEARKVFEDAYIQGEKAGHEMGMKKVEPLIKRLNGDIAALSALKEELFRKAEKLSVELALVFAEAIVLKECEENRDITVNMAKKALEICEEKSGITIRMRREDVQYISEDRIYPLKVIPDDSLKDPGFIIETNFGDIDGTIATQIDELKKEFCNGYADR; translated from the coding sequence ATGGTTAAACCGTTTACCTTAAATAATTTTGTTGATGAATATGAAAGTAAAGATGGTAGCCACGAGTTCGTATCTTTTTTTAATACTCCTCTGTTATCAGATAATAAGACACGGATGGGTAATAAGGCTGCAGATGTAGAAAACGAGGCAAGGAAGGTGTTCGAAGATGCATATATTCAAGGGGAAAAAGCTGGGCATGAAATGGGTATGAAAAAGGTTGAGCCTCTTATAAAGAGACTTAATGGAGATATTGCTGCGCTGTCAGCGCTTAAGGAAGAGCTTTTTAGAAAAGCCGAAAAGCTGTCAGTTGAGTTGGCGCTTGTGTTTGCAGAGGCAATTGTTTTAAAAGAATGTGAAGAAAATAGGGATATTACTGTGAATATGGCAAAAAAAGCCTTGGAAATTTGTGAAGAAAAGAGTGGGATAACCATTAGAATGAGAAGGGAGGATGTTCAGTATATATCCGAAGATCGTATATATCCTTTAAAAGTTATACCGGATGATTCGTTAAAGGACCCAGGTTTTATTATTGAAACCAATTTTGGTGATATAGATGGAACAATTGCTACTCAAATAGACGAGCTGAAAAAAGAGTTTTGCAATGGATATGCAGATAGATGA
- the fliG gene encoding flagellar motor switch protein FliG, with protein MNLADINGLRKAAILLLTMDEELSQEVIKELDEEEISAIGQEIAKLKSVPDDIVRLVHDEFIKKLDKTSAVVDGGKKFKSLVKKSLGDEKAEMYIESMESKGGVPGEFLRTCDPRVLANTIRGEHPQTVALILSILNSKKACEAIAVLPEKIQSEVMMRMAHLERVDKQVLLEIESVLREQLESVGFAEGRQLGGVDVVANILNQMDKTLESELLGRIEESNPELADKIKQLMFTFEDLIQLDDKGIQFILKEISSEDLSIALKGASDNLKEKIFVNMSERAAAMLKEDLESMGPVRLSDVEQAQVRIAMTAKKLDGEGKIAISRGNERFV; from the coding sequence ATGAACCTTGCCGACATAAACGGATTGAGGAAAGCAGCAATACTGCTTTTAACTATGGATGAAGAACTTTCACAAGAAGTAATTAAAGAACTTGATGAAGAGGAAATTTCAGCGATCGGGCAGGAAATAGCCAAATTGAAGTCTGTCCCGGACGATATTGTAAGACTGGTTCACGATGAGTTTATAAAAAAACTTGATAAAACCAGCGCGGTGGTGGACGGTGGGAAAAAGTTCAAGTCCCTTGTAAAGAAAAGCCTTGGTGATGAAAAAGCAGAAATGTATATTGAGTCCATGGAATCTAAAGGCGGAGTTCCCGGTGAATTTCTAAGAACCTGCGACCCCAGAGTACTTGCAAATACCATAAGAGGGGAGCACCCACAAACAGTTGCCCTTATTTTGTCAATATTGAATTCAAAGAAGGCATGTGAAGCGATAGCCGTACTTCCGGAAAAGATACAGAGCGAAGTTATGATGAGAATGGCACACCTGGAGAGAGTAGACAAGCAGGTTCTGCTTGAAATTGAAAGCGTTTTGCGGGAGCAATTAGAATCTGTGGGATTTGCAGAGGGGAGACAACTCGGTGGAGTAGATGTGGTGGCAAATATCCTCAATCAGATGGACAAGACGCTGGAAAGCGAGCTTCTGGGCAGGATTGAAGAATCGAACCCTGAACTTGCAGATAAAATCAAGCAATTAATGTTTACCTTTGAAGACCTTATTCAGCTTGATGACAAGGGTATTCAGTTTATTTTAAAAGAGATATCGTCGGAAGACCTGTCAATTGCCCTGAAAGGCGCATCCGATAACTTAAAGGAGAAAATATTTGTAAACATGTCTGAGAGGGCTGCCGCCATGCTGAAAGAAGATCTGGAGTCAATGGGGCCCGTAAGACTGTCGGATGTCGAGCAAGCACAAGTAAGGATTGCAATGACAGCTAAAAAGCTTGACGGTGAAGGAAAGATTGCAATATCCAGAGGGAACGAAAGGTTTGTATGA